A window of Citrus sinensis cultivar Valencia sweet orange chromosome 7, DVS_A1.0, whole genome shotgun sequence contains these coding sequences:
- the LOC102617166 gene encoding probable N-acetyltransferase HLS1: MSMKIAAENSPEFPMKTKVNSVVIVREYNEERDKLGVEEIERRCETGQRGKPTLVTDLMGDPVCRVRHFPSHIALVAEYGEEKEIVGVIRGCVKTVTTGGSNFVKLAYLLGLRVSPTHRRLGIGTKLVQKLEEWCKQQGAEYSYMATDCGNEASINLFTRKCSYTKFRTPTMLVQPVHAHYKPVGAGISIVRLPRKSAETIYRRVFANSEFFPKDIDLILSSNLNLGTFMAVPKKFVPRWDPKTGILPPSFAILSVWNTKEVFKLQLKGVSALKYAFCVGSRLLDAWMPWLRLPSFPDVFRQFGVYFLYGLHMEGKHASLLMKSLCAFAHNMARDDGECGALVAEVGAKDPVRETIPHWRKFSWAEDLWCIKKIGAVDEDRNERCPPSDWMKSRSSTSVIFVDPRDI, encoded by the exons ATGTCAATGAAGATAGCTGCTGAAAATTCTCCTGAATTTCCAATGAAAACAAAGGTGAATTCAGTAGTTATTGTGAGAGAATATAATGAAGAGCGTGACAAGTTGGGAGTTGAGGAGATTGAGAGACGATGTGAGACTGGGCAAAGAGGGAAGCCCACTCTTGTCACTGACCTTATGGGTGATCCTGTTTGTCGCGTTCGCCATTTCCCATCTCACATCGCactg GTCGCTGAGTATGGAGAGGAGAAAGAAATTGTTGGGGTGATAAGAGGATGTGTAAAGACTGTAACAACAGGAGGCTCAAATTTTGTTAAGCTTGCTTATCTTTTGGGACTTAGAGTTTCTCCAACTCACag GAGGCTAGGTATTGGCACAAAACTTGTgcaaaaattagaagaatgGTGCAAGCAACAAGGAGCTGAGTACTCATACATGGCCACCGACTGTGGCAATGAGGCTTCAATCAATTTGTTCACCAGAAAATGCTCATACACCAAATTTCGTACCCCGACCATGCTGGTGCAACCGGTTCATGCTCACTATAAGCCGGTAGGTGCCGGCATCTCGATTGTCCGCCTCCCGAGAAAATCCGCGGAAACAATCTATCGCCGAGTTTTCGCTAATTCGGAGTTTTTCCCTAAAGATATTGACCTGATTTTGTCTAGTAATCTCAATTTGGGCACATTCATGGCCGTGCCCAAAAAATTTGTACCTAGATGGGATCCCAAAACCGGTATTCTTCCCCCGAGTTTTGCAATTTTAAGTGTTTGGAACACAAAGGAAGTGTTCAAATTGCAATTGAAAGGTGTTAGTGCcttaaaatatgcattttgtGTTGGTTCAAGGTTGCTTGATGCATGGATGCCATGGCTCAGGCTGCCTTCATTTCCTGATGTGTTTAGACAATTTGgggtttattttttgtatggTTTGCATATGGAAGGTAAGCATGCTTCGCTGCTCATGAAGTCTCTATGTGCCTTCGCTCATAACATGGCTAGAGATGATGGGGAATGTGGGGCCCTAGTGGCTGAAGTGGGTGCGAAGGACCCTGTAAGAGAGACCATCCCCCATTGGAGGAAGTTTTCTTGGGCTGAAGATTTGTGGTGCATCAAGAAGATTGGTGCTGTAGATGAGGATAGGAATGAAAGATGTCCACCGTCTGACTGGATGAAATCACGATCATCTACATCGGTTATTTTTGTGGACCCACGTGACATTTGA
- the LOC102616857 gene encoding phosphatidyl-N-methylethanolamine N-methyltransferase isoform X2 — MPGSWTFSEKISKKKSAKNMGLVAAIGILLPFPFYYWLWTQPQTWVNLCGKGKDPSKIMAYVSHFLKLLQFIYLYSVSSLSWPPPFYFYPLFAFGQFLNFRVYQLLGESGTYYGVRFGTNIPWVTEFPFGYIKDPQYVGSILSLLACLSWVPFRYILLWILGYLFMIRLESKEDPATRAKPLS, encoded by the exons ATGCCTGGAAGCTGGACCTTTTCCGAGAAAATCAGCAAGAAAAAATCAGCGAAAAATATGGGGCTAGTGGCAGCAATAGGAATCCTACTTCCCTTCCCATTCTACTATTGGCTATGGACTCAGCCACAGACATGGGTAAACTTATGCGGAAAAGGGAAAGACCCATCAAAGATAATGGCATATGTCTCTCATTTCTTGAAGCTTTTGCAGTTCATTTATCTTTACTCAGTCTCCTCTCTTTCTTGGCCTCCTCCGTTCTACTTCTACCCTCTTTTTGCCTTTGGCCAGTTTCTCAACTTCAG GGTATATCAGCTACTTGGTGAATCAGGCACTTATTATGGCGTACGTTTTGGGACGAACATTCCGTGGGTAACAGAGTTTCCATTTGGGTACATAAAAGATCCTCAATATGTTGGGAGTATTCTGAGTCTTCTTGCTTGTCTATCCTGGGTCCCTTTTCGGTACATTCTCTTGTGGATTCTTGGCTATTTGTTCATGATACGTTTGGAGTCGAAGGAAGACCCAGCTACTCGTGCAAAGCCACTCTCTTGA
- the LOC102616857 gene encoding phosphatidyl-N-methylethanolamine N-methyltransferase isoform X1: MPGSWTFSEKISKKKSAKNMGLVAAIGILLPFPFYYWLWTQPQTWVNLCGKGKDPSKIMAYVSHFLKLLQFIYLYSVSSLSWPPPFYFYPLFAFGQFLNFRSILVYQLLGESGTYYGVRFGTNIPWVTEFPFGYIKDPQYVGSILSLLACLSWVPFRYILLWILGYLFMIRLESKEDPATRAKPLS; this comes from the exons ATGCCTGGAAGCTGGACCTTTTCCGAGAAAATCAGCAAGAAAAAATCAGCGAAAAATATGGGGCTAGTGGCAGCAATAGGAATCCTACTTCCCTTCCCATTCTACTATTGGCTATGGACTCAGCCACAGACATGGGTAAACTTATGCGGAAAAGGGAAAGACCCATCAAAGATAATGGCATATGTCTCTCATTTCTTGAAGCTTTTGCAGTTCATTTATCTTTACTCAGTCTCCTCTCTTTCTTGGCCTCCTCCGTTCTACTTCTACCCTCTTTTTGCCTTTGGCCAGTTTCTCAACTTCAGGTCAAtact GGTATATCAGCTACTTGGTGAATCAGGCACTTATTATGGCGTACGTTTTGGGACGAACATTCCGTGGGTAACAGAGTTTCCATTTGGGTACATAAAAGATCCTCAATATGTTGGGAGTATTCTGAGTCTTCTTGCTTGTCTATCCTGGGTCCCTTTTCGGTACATTCTCTTGTGGATTCTTGGCTATTTGTTCATGATACGTTTGGAGTCGAAGGAAGACCCAGCTACTCGTGCAAAGCCACTCTCTTGA